The Streptomyces griseiscabiei genomic sequence ACGCCGAGCGAGAACCCGACGTGGACGAGCCCCGCGGGAAGCCCCTCGACGGCGGCGGTGCCGCGCGCCGAGATCGTGTCGAAGCCGAGGCTCCGGGCGTAGCCGATGCCCTCCTCCAGGGTGTCGAACACCTGCCCCTCGTAGAGGTCCGGGGTGTGGACGGTGTGTCCGGCCCGGCGCACCTGCTCGGCGAACTCGCGCACTCCGGTGGTCAGACCATGTCCATGGTGGAAGACCAGCACCTCAGCCATGTCGCTCCCCTCGTGTCGCGGTGCCCGGGTGGCGCCGCGGCACGAGTATGGCCCCCGGCACTGACATGCACGGTCCGGGAAGCCGGTCCGCGGGGCGGCGATGACACCTGACGGACCGATAAACCGCATTGCACCGATTATCACCGCTTCGAGGTAAGCATCTTGTCTCCCTGGCGGATGCGGCCGGTTCGGCGGCTAGGTTTCTGCAGGTGGACGGATTCCCGTGATCCTTCTCGCCCGTTGCCCACTCCTCCCTGTCTCCCTTTCGGCGCACCCGTGCGCGCCGTACGACCCGCCGTGCAAGGAGAAACCTCTCGATGTCCGTCGACAGCGTCCCGGAAGCCCGGACCACATCCGACGCACCGCAGCAGTCCCTGAGCACCTCCGCCGCCCGTAACCTCGCCACGACCACCAAGTCCGCCCCGCAGATGCAGGAGATCACCTCCCGCTGGCTGCTGCGGATGCTGCCCTGGGTCGAGGCCGGCGGTGGCGCCTACCGGGTCAACCGGCGCTTGCGGCACACCCTCGGCGACGGGCGCGTCGAGTTCGTCCAGGAGGGCGCGACGGTCCGGGTCATCCCCCGGGAGCTGGGCGAACTGGCCCTGTTGCGCGGATTCGAGGACCCGGACGTCCTCACCGCCCTCGCCGACCGGTGCACACAGCGCGACTTCGCGGCGGGCGAGGTCCTCGCCGAGCGCGGCGGCCCCGCGGACGGCATCCATCTGATCGCCCACGGCCGGGTCAGCCAGACCTCCGAGGGCAAGTACGGCGGGCAGATCGCCGTCGCGGTGCTCTCGGACGGCGAACACTTCGGCGAGAACGCCCTGCTGGACCCCGACGCCCGCCACGACCGTACGGTCACCGCCGAGACCGCCGGTACTCTCCTGACCCTCTCCCGCGCCGACTTCGCCGCCGTCCAGGCCTCCGCGCCCCGTCTTCGGGCCCACATCGACGAGTTCGGCTCCCGCGCCCGGCAGCGGCAGAACAAACACGGCGAGGCCGAGATCGCGCTGTCGGCGGGCCACGTCGGCGAGCCCGACCTGCCGGGCACCTTCGTGGACTACGAACTGCGGCCGCGCGAGTACGAACTCTCCGTCGCCCAGACCGTGCTGCGCATCCACACCCGGGTCACCGACCTCTACAACGGTCCGATGAACCAGAGCGAGGAGCAACTCCGGCTCACCATCGAGGCCCTGCGTGAGCGTCAGGAGCACGAGCTGATCAACAACCGTGAGTTCGGGCTGCTGCACAACGCCGACTTCAAGCAGCGCGTCCAGCCCCGCTCCGGCCCGCCGACCCCGGACGACATGGACGATCTGCTCTGCCGCCGACGCGGCACCAAGATGTTCCTCGCCCACCCGAGGACCATCGCCGCCATCGGGCGCGGCTTCAACGCCCACGGCCTCTACCCCGACCATGTCGACCTCGGCGGGCAGTCCGTCCCCGCCTGGCGCGGGGTCCCCATCCTGCCGTGCAACAAGATCCCGATCAGCAGGGAGCAGACCAGCTCCATCATCGCGATGCGCACCGGCGAGAAGAACCAGGGCGTCATCGGCCTGCGGCAGACCGGACTGCTGGACGAGTACGAAGAGGGCCTGTCCGTGCGCTTCATGGGCATCGACGAGCGGGCGATCGTCTCCTACCTCGTCAGCACCTACTACTCCGCCGCGGTCCTCCTGCCCGACGCCCTCGGTGTGATGGAGAACGTGCAGATCGCCCCCACCTCGCACTGACGGCCCGCCCCGCGCTGACGGCCCACTCCGCGCGCCCCCGGCCCACCGGGCACGGCTCAGCACTCGCCCCACCGCGCCCACGACGGAACACCCGCCC encodes the following:
- a CDS encoding family 2B encapsulin nanocompartment shell protein, whose protein sequence is MSVDSVPEARTTSDAPQQSLSTSAARNLATTTKSAPQMQEITSRWLLRMLPWVEAGGGAYRVNRRLRHTLGDGRVEFVQEGATVRVIPRELGELALLRGFEDPDVLTALADRCTQRDFAAGEVLAERGGPADGIHLIAHGRVSQTSEGKYGGQIAVAVLSDGEHFGENALLDPDARHDRTVTAETAGTLLTLSRADFAAVQASAPRLRAHIDEFGSRARQRQNKHGEAEIALSAGHVGEPDLPGTFVDYELRPREYELSVAQTVLRIHTRVTDLYNGPMNQSEEQLRLTIEALRERQEHELINNREFGLLHNADFKQRVQPRSGPPTPDDMDDLLCRRRGTKMFLAHPRTIAAIGRGFNAHGLYPDHVDLGGQSVPAWRGVPILPCNKIPISREQTSSIIAMRTGEKNQGVIGLRQTGLLDEYEEGLSVRFMGIDERAIVSYLVSTYYSAAVLLPDALGVMENVQIAPTSH